The proteins below come from a single Corylus avellana chromosome ca3, CavTom2PMs-1.0 genomic window:
- the LOC132174293 gene encoding uncharacterized protein LOC132174293: MCPMCRVEVETVGHALWSCSTTQDVWMEGNTKIQKSTSDEDAFSHIFLKLLNRLEDLDFDLVACTAWQIWLRQNILVFEGEFTHPKIVAQAAGNELAFHLQVSQRANGGRRKSCQQANEKWKAPPMGIVKLNWDAAID; encoded by the coding sequence ATGTGCCCGATGTGCCGTGTGGAAGTGGAGACGGTGGGTCATGCATTGTGGAGTTGTTCTACAACACAAGATGTCTGGATGGAAGGTAAtacaaaaatacagaaaagcACAAGTGACGAGGACGCTTTTAGTCATATCTTTTTAAAGCTACTCAATAGATTGGAGGATCTAGATTTTGATCTGGTAGCTTGCACAGCCTGGCAAATTTGGCTAAGGCAAAACATATTGGTGTTTGAGGGAGAGTTTACCCATCCGAAGATTGTCGCTCAAGCAGCTGGCAATGAGCTGGCTTTTCACTTACAGGTGTCTCAAAGGGCTAATGGTGGTAGGAGGAAGAGTTGCCAGCAAGCTAATGAAAAGTGGAAAGCACCACCTATGGGGATTGTGAAGCTCAACTGGGACGCGGCAATTGATTAA
- the LOC132174294 gene encoding uncharacterized protein LOC132174294, whose product MAFAIRLFLPFSLLVIFLAINPTMSNAQNTTDDMINKICRSVEDYGFCKQTFDDNLLSPVPDIVDLTHITILQSSSNATNTLDFIRYLLRNMTNDDALKKALTECEDAYRLLAGSFQNAFLFFNSKDYDGVLFVERGTPRVQASCTSTFNTPPNPFNPLDERNRQMRILITMAVVAATELTSY is encoded by the coding sequence ATGGCTTTTGCTATTCGCCTTTTCCTACCATTTTCTTTGTTAGTCATCTTCTTGGCCATCAATCCCACCATGAGCAACGCACAAAACACCACAGACGACATGATCAACAAAATCTGTCGTTCAGTGGAAGACTACGGCTTCTGTAAACAAACCTTCGACGACAACTTGCTGTCCCCAGTGCCAGACATCGTTGACTTGACCCACATAACAATACTACAGTCGTCGAGCAACGCGACCAATACGCTTGATTTCATCCGATATCTTCTCCGAAACATGACCAACGACGATGCTTTGAAGAAAGCTCTCACAGAATGCGAAGACGCCTACAGATTGCTGGCGGGGTCTTTCCAGAATGcatttttgttcttcaacaGTAAAGATTATGATGGCGTGTTGTTTGTTGAGAGGGGTACGCCTAGAGTGCAAGCCAGTTGTACGTCTACGTTCAACACTCCTCCTAATCCTTTCAACCCATTGGATGAGAGGAATAGGCAGATGAGGATCTTGATTACCATGGCTGTGGTTGCTGCAACTGAACTTACCTCCTATTGA